In uncultured Cohaesibacter sp., a genomic segment contains:
- a CDS encoding GNAT family N-acetyltransferase, with protein MTLKPTKHTPEDAALGEILALVHEAFAYMDGRIDPPSSMHRLTVEDIARQCEIGEVWSIGSPVRACVFLTGKPDCLYLGKMAVSGDARGDGLGRALVRIAEQRAEALGYTALELQTRIELIENHRIFAALGFVKTLETAHPGYDRPTSITMRKPVGQAH; from the coding sequence ATGACCCTGAAACCAACCAAACACACCCCTGAGGATGCTGCTCTCGGCGAGATTCTGGCGCTCGTCCATGAGGCATTTGCATATATGGATGGACGTATCGACCCGCCAAGCTCCATGCATCGGCTGACCGTTGAAGACATCGCCCGCCAATGCGAAATTGGCGAAGTCTGGTCGATCGGTTCCCCCGTGAGAGCCTGCGTGTTCCTCACGGGTAAGCCCGATTGTCTCTATCTGGGCAAGATGGCCGTATCCGGCGATGCTCGAGGCGATGGCTTGGGGCGGGCGTTGGTGAGAATTGCCGAGCAGCGGGCGGAGGCCCTCGGTTATACGGCGTTGGAGTTGCAGACCCGTATCGAGCTCATCGAAAATCACCGGATCTTTGCCGCGCTCGGCTTTGTCAAAACCCTCGAGACCGCGCATCCAGGCTATGACCGTCCGACCTCCATCACGATGCGCAAGCCAGTCGGGCAGGCGCATTAG
- a CDS encoding helix-turn-helix domain-containing GNAT family N-acetyltransferase — MLSDPIARTRRFHRAVTTEVGVLDASFLGRGRPLGPARVLNAIGRGITDIGEIRAYLRLDSGLMSRLLRGLEEEGLVTVESSETDGRRRSVALTEAGEAEFAAYEALSDKQAADIVARHPHPEVLLQAMDIVATALGFERTTIEIVSPLDPRAIVCLEAYYDELARRLKSGFDVNLSADPEASDMEHPRGAFLLAMQDGMPIGCIGLKGTDKGYAELKRLWIAPTARGMGLAQRMMREAEARARDLGIACLRLDTNSVLSDAVAMYHKLGWYEIERFNEDPYPDLFFEKQL, encoded by the coding sequence ATGCTGTCAGATCCAATTGCGCGCACCCGCCGTTTTCATCGTGCCGTCACCACCGAGGTGGGGGTGCTGGACGCGTCTTTTCTGGGCCGAGGCCGACCGCTGGGACCGGCCCGGGTTCTCAATGCCATTGGTCGGGGCATTACCGACATCGGTGAAATCCGCGCCTATCTGCGGCTTGACTCCGGCCTCATGAGCCGCCTGCTGCGCGGGTTGGAGGAAGAGGGGCTGGTGACGGTTGAAAGCAGTGAGACGGACGGCCGTCGCCGTTCAGTCGCCCTGACTGAGGCTGGTGAGGCGGAGTTCGCCGCCTATGAAGCCCTGTCAGACAAGCAGGCAGCCGACATTGTTGCCCGCCATCCGCATCCGGAGGTGCTGTTGCAGGCCATGGATATCGTCGCCACCGCCCTTGGCTTCGAGCGCACGACCATCGAGATTGTCTCGCCGCTCGACCCGCGAGCCATTGTCTGCCTTGAAGCCTATTATGACGAGCTGGCAAGGCGTCTCAAGAGTGGCTTCGACGTCAATTTGTCCGCGGATCCCGAAGCAAGTGACATGGAGCACCCACGCGGAGCCTTTCTGCTGGCGATGCAGGACGGGATGCCGATCGGCTGTATCGGCCTCAAGGGAACGGACAAAGGCTATGCGGAGCTGAAGCGGTTGTGGATTGCCCCCACCGCCCGCGGCATGGGCCTTGCTCAGCGCATGATGAGGGAAGCCGAGGCAAGAGCGCGTGATCTTGGCATTGCCTGTCTGAGGCTTGATACCAACAGTGTCCTGAGCGACGCCGTGGCCATGTATCACAAGCTCGGCTGGTACGAGATCGAACGCTTCAACGAAGATCCCTATCCGGACCTGTTCTTCGAAAAGCAGCTGTGA
- a CDS encoding antibiotic biosynthesis monooxygenase, whose product MTDRFAKTPEPPYYAVIFSNRLRQQHDGYETMGDAMARLALEQPGCLGAESTRDGALFGITVSYWQDEQSMIDWKRNAEHLMAQRLGIEQWYEHYELRVARVERAYSGPEGRGEGL is encoded by the coding sequence ATGACTGATCGTTTCGCCAAAACCCCGGAACCGCCTTATTACGCGGTGATCTTTTCCAACCGGCTCAGGCAGCAGCACGATGGCTATGAGACTATGGGGGATGCCATGGCTCGTCTGGCTCTGGAACAGCCAGGTTGTCTCGGAGCGGAGAGCACCCGTGATGGCGCACTCTTCGGCATTACGGTTTCCTATTGGCAGGATGAGCAGAGCATGATCGACTGGAAGCGGAATGCGGAGCATCTGATGGCGCAGCGGCTCGGCATTGAGCAATGGTACGAGCATTACGAGCTGCGCGTTGCTCGCGTCGAGCGGGCCTACTCCGGCCCGGAGGGGCGCGGGGAGGGGCTCTAG
- the mutY gene encoding A/G-specific adenine glycosylase has protein sequence MNDSTALQRASGTANAPKATALLTWYDRHHRTLPWRTSPADAAVGVLPEPYHVWLSEIMLQQTTVGAVKDYFTAFLARWPTVGDLAAADEEDILKAWAGLGYYSRARNLHKCARTIVTDHDGRFPENATALKALPGIGDYTAAAIAAIAFDEPVAVVDGNIERIIARLYRIDEPLPSAKKPIKAKMALLTPAHRPGDFAQAMMDLGASLCSPKRPACSLCPFSGACEAEMVGDMERYPVKAPKKDRPVRRGAAFLIRRPDGAVWLQKRPDKGLLASMTAVPTTDWFDKKQGERFDPETALAAAPAGLHFHKKLGQVTHTFTHFHLELDIYETTCEAQAPLAQGWWSTPDQIRGEALPTVFRKVVELTP, from the coding sequence GTGAACGACAGTACCGCGCTCCAGCGCGCCTCCGGGACGGCAAATGCCCCGAAGGCTACCGCTCTCTTGACCTGGTATGACAGGCATCACCGGACTTTGCCCTGGCGCACGTCGCCAGCGGATGCTGCTGTGGGTGTTTTGCCAGAGCCCTACCATGTCTGGCTTAGCGAGATCATGCTACAGCAGACCACAGTCGGCGCTGTCAAGGACTATTTCACCGCCTTTCTGGCGCGCTGGCCAACGGTTGGCGATCTGGCGGCTGCCGACGAGGAGGACATCCTCAAGGCGTGGGCCGGGCTTGGCTATTATTCCCGCGCCCGCAATCTGCACAAATGCGCCCGCACCATCGTTACCGATCATGACGGGCGCTTCCCCGAGAACGCCACGGCTCTGAAAGCGCTGCCGGGCATCGGCGACTATACCGCCGCCGCCATCGCAGCTATTGCCTTTGACGAGCCGGTGGCAGTGGTTGATGGCAACATCGAGCGCATCATCGCGCGCCTCTATCGGATTGATGAGCCGTTGCCATCTGCCAAGAAGCCGATCAAGGCGAAGATGGCGCTGCTGACTCCCGCACACCGTCCAGGCGATTTCGCGCAGGCGATGATGGATCTGGGCGCCAGCCTGTGCAGCCCCAAGAGGCCCGCCTGCTCGCTCTGTCCCTTCAGTGGCGCCTGTGAAGCCGAGATGGTGGGCGACATGGAACGCTACCCCGTCAAGGCGCCCAAGAAAGACAGGCCGGTCCGACGCGGCGCGGCCTTTCTCATCCGCCGACCTGATGGTGCCGTGTGGCTTCAGAAGCGCCCGGACAAGGGGCTGCTTGCCTCGATGACAGCAGTGCCGACCACCGACTGGTTCGACAAGAAACAAGGCGAGCGCTTCGATCCGGAAACAGCGCTTGCGGCAGCCCCGGCGGGCTTGCACTTTCACAAGAAATTGGGGCAGGTCACCCACACCTTCACCCACTTTCATCTCGAACTCGATATCTATGAAACGACGTGTGAAGCGCAGGCTCCGCTTGCTCAGGGCTGGTGGTCGACACCGGACCAGATCAGAGGCGAGGCCCTGCCAACTGTCTTCCGCAAAGTGGTGGAGTTAACCCCATGA